The Neosynechococcus sphagnicola sy1 DNA window TAGATACCACTGGTGGAGGTGAGGACACACCGAGCGCCCACTCGCTGGCAATAGTTCAATGCCGCTAAGGTGCCCCCCACATTCACGTCCCATGCCTCATGGGGCGCAGCCGCAAACTGCTGCGATCGCACCACCGCTGCCAGATGCAGCACCACCTCCACCTTGGCGGTACAGCCAGCCAGCATCCGGACATCCCCCTGCCAGGTTGTGACTTCCCATCCCTGGGACTGCAAGTAAGGTACTAGGTGCTGACCGATAAATCCGCTGCTACCGGTCACGAGGCAGGAGCTTGGCCTGGAACTCATACCCAACTGGCTCGATGACTCAGGGCTCGCAGGGGGGATTTTAAGTCAGAAAACTGAGCTAAGTAGCGGCGAAACCACTCAATGGTCAACTGCAGACCCTGATCCAGATCTACCTGGGGACTCCACCCCAGTAATTGTTGGGCTTTTTGGTTATCCGCACACATGCGCCAGATTTCCCCTGGGCGATCGGGCAGTTCTCCCACCCGCAGTTGCGATTGAGAGTCGGTCAAGGTATGAATGCGATGAACTAAATCCCGGATGCTGGTTTCTACCCCACACCCGAGGTTGATCACCTCACCCACAGCCTCGGGGCAGGTGGCTGCGAGGATAAACCCATCGACCAGATTCTCGACAAAGTTGAACTCGCGGGTTTGCCGTCCTGCCGTGGTAATAATATCCTCACCGCGCAGGCACTTAATAATCAGTTCAGCAATTACCGCCCGAGGACTTTGATAAGGCCCATAGGCATTGAAGGGACGGAGCACCACAACAGGTTTATGGACAGAATGATGTTTCATCCGGGCATAGAGTTCCCCCGCGTATTTGCCGACAGCGTAGGGAGAGAGAGGAAAGGGCGTTGCCTGCTCTTGAAAGGGGACGCTGGCTTGGAGAC harbors:
- a CDS encoding NAD-dependent epimerase/dehydratase family protein, yielding MTGSSGFIGQHLVPYLQSQGWEVTTWQGDVRMLAGCTAKVEVVLHLAAVVRSQQFAAAPHEAWDVNVGGTLAALNYCQRVGARCVLTSTSGIYQGHTDATPGPRNGGSLPQSSLQPQQVSGRATVSPTGIGLASACGVFTAV